The Candidatus Woesearchaeota archaeon genome segment ATCCAAGTGCATTCTTGTAAACAAGGCAATAATAAAAAGCAATTACCATTTATTTTTTTAAATTTTCTTCGATAACTCTCTCTGTTAATCTTTCAATTTCATCTTGGAAAGATTCAATATCTTCAAAGTCGCGATAGACTGATGCAAAACGAATATAAGCTATAGAATCCAGTTTTTTAAGGCGATTCATCACGAGTTGACCAACTTTGGTGCTTTTGACTTCTTGGAGTCCTAAAGAACGTATTTTATACTCCACGTTGTCCACTAGTTTTTCTATATCCATAAGGCTTACAGGTCGCTTTTCAGAGCTTCTTAGAAGCCCTCGTATAATTTTCTGTCGATCAAATTCCTCTCTACGACCATCTTTTTTAATGACAAGAATGGGTTTTAATTCTACTCGTTCATAGGTTGTAAAGCGCTTCTCACACTTTAAACACTCTCGTCGCCGTCGTGTTTCTTCAACACTAGTCTCTCGAGTCTCAAGTACTTTCGTTTCGTCGTGGGAACAATAGGGGCAAAGCATGAAAACACTAAATGTAGTGTAATTTATAAACATTTGCAGAGTGTAAACACTACATAGAAAAAAATGAGTTCAAAAACGATAAAAAAAACAACAAAACAAGCAAAAACAAGTATAAAGGCCCCAAACAGCCTAAAAAGATGAATAGAGAACGTTTTTCAACCATAAGCTTTATAAATGGAGTCAGTTTCCTTCAAGCGTTTGGTTCAAGGAAAAATAATTACATATATCTAGAGTATGATGCCCTGGTAGTGTAGTTCGGCCTATCATGCGGCCCTGTCGACGTTAAAAATCAATAATTTTTGGCGAAAGAAAGGCCGCGACCCGGGTTCAAATCCCGGCCAGGGCGTGTCATTATACACTCTTGAACCATTCATGAGCCGGTAGCTCAGTCTGGTAGAGCACCTGACTTTTACACGGAACGGGAAAATAACCGTACACCTTGTACGACGATTCGCCATCCGCTGAAGTTATCAGGTGGTCGCGAGTTCAAATCTCGTCCGGCTCGCCATTTTCCGTTCAACGGGGGTTTTGCAAACATGGGTGACGAACTAATTCAACACGTATTAGTGCCAAAGCACGAAAAGATTTCTGACAAAGAGAAGGAAGCACTCCTTGCTAAATACAACGTTTCAATGAAACAGTTTCCTAAAATTCCAATTAACGATGCTGCGCTGCAAGGCATGGACATTAAAGTTGGCGACATAATTAAAATAACAAGAAACAGTCCTACGGCTGGTAAATCTATTTTTTATAGAGGTGTCTCTAGTGAATAAAGAAGCAAGACTAATTAATTCAGAACTCTTACTCAAAAAATTCTTTGAAGAAAATTCGCTTATCCAAGCAGACTTAACTTCATTTAATAATTTTGTAGATAAAGAGCTTAATAATATTTTAGAAGAAAACCGAACAATCGAACCAACTATTATTCCGCCAAATGTAGAAGATTTCAAAATTCGACTCGATAATATTTGGGTAACAAAACCAGAAATTACTGAAGCAGATGGTTCAAAGCGAGATATTTTACCTAGTGAAGCGCGACTGCGAAAAATTTCTTATGCAGCCCCTATTTACATGGAAGTCTCAGCACATATTAATGGTGTACAACGTGAAGACTTTAAACTCCAAATTGGAAATCTACCTATCATGTTAAAAAGTAAGTTTTGCCATTTAAATGGTAAGAGTGAAGAAGAACTTATTAAAGCAGGCGAAGATCCAAATGATCCAGGAGGATATTTTATTGTGAATGGAACTGAAAAAGTTCTTGTAAAAATTGAAGATCTCGCATCTAACAGACTTATGGTTGAAAAAGCATCAACTGGAATGTCAAAATTTATTGGAAAAATTTTTTCAGAGCGAGGATCATACAAAATTCCTCACCAGTTTGAAAAACTCAAAGACGGTATTTTATACTTAACATTTACTCGTGTAAAAAGAATACCAGTTATTCTTCTCATCAAAGCACTTGGTGTACTTAAAGATGAAGAAATTATGAAAGCAATTGACCTTGGCAATGACAGCGAAGTATTTGCTAACCTCTTTGAATATGTTGATGTAAAAGATAGAGAAGAAGCACTTGATATGGTTGCTAAAAAAATTGGTATTACACAATCAAGAGAAATTCGAATTCAACGTGTAGAAGAAATTCTTGATAAATATCTTTTACCACATCTAGGTATCAGTAAAGATAATCGAGAATTCAAAGCAATCAACGTATGCAAATATCTCAAGGACTTTGTGCGAACAACTCGAGGAGAACTCCCCTTAACTGATAAAGATCACTATGCAAATAAACGATTAAAACTTTCAGGAGACTTACTTGCCGATTTATTTCGCGTTAATATTAAAGTATTAATTGGGGATTTGCTTTATAATTTCCAACGAATTGTAAAACGTGGAAAAATTCCTTCCATTAAAGTTATTATTCGTGAAAAACTATTAACACAACGAATTTATAGCAGTATGGCTACAGGTAATTGGGTAGGTAACCGAACAGGCGTTTCTCAACGTATTTCTCGACAAAACCATCTAGAGTTAATTTCGTCATTACAACGCGTGTTTAGTCCGCTTTCTTCAAGTCAAGAAAACTTTGAAGCACGAGCACTTCACTCAACTCATCTTGGACGTCTTTGTATTAGTGAGACTCCAGAAGGTACCAATATTGGTTTGCGAAAAAATTTAGCAATTCTTGCTAACGTAACGCAAAGTGTTGATACAGAAGAATTAACAAAAACACTAAAGACATTCGGTCTAGAAACGGTGCAGGGGTAAATAAAAATGACTGATGTATTTATTGATTACAAATTTGTTGGCAGCGTTAAAGATGCAAAAGTATTTGCTGATAGAATTATCTCAGAAAGACGCATGAATCGAGTCCCTGGTGATGTAAATGTGTACCTTTCATTAACCAATGGTAATGTTTATCTTGAAACAAGTAAAGGACGAACAACTCGACCTGTAATTGTTGTTAAAGAAGGTAAAAGTCTTATTACTAAAAGACATTATGAACAACTTGAAAAAGGAGAACTCGCATGGTCTGATTTAGTAAAACAAGGAATTATTGAATACCTCGATGCTGCTGAAGAAGAAAACACGCTTATTGCATTCACCGAAAACGATCTAACACCTGAACACACACACCTAGAAGTAAGTCAAGTTGATTTAGTTGGTGTTGCAACAGGTCTTGTACCTTTTGGTCATCATAACCAAGGTGCTCGTTTATCGCAAGGTTCTAAAAATCAAAAACAAGGTATAGGATTTTATGCAGCAAATTTCCCGCTTCGTATGGACATGGATACTAATTTACTTCAGTACCCGCAAATACCTATTGTTTCAACCATCTTGCATGATTTAAGCGAATACGAAAAACATCCATCTGGACAAAATGTTACTGTTGCAGTCATGTCTTATCAAGGATTTAATATGGAAGATGCAATTATCCTTAATCAAGGTAGTGTAGATAGAGGTCTAGCACGAAGCCATTATTTCAAACCAATGGTTACAGAAGAATTACGTTACTCAGGAGGTCTTTTAGATGAAGTTGGCGTTCCTGATAAAGATGTTAAAGGTTATCGAAGTGAAAAAGATTATCGATTTTTAGAAGATGATGGTATTATTTTTCCAGAAGCAACGGTAAAAGAAGATGATGTTGTTATTGGTAAAACATCTCCTCCACGATTCCTTAATTCCATGGAAGAATATAACTTGGCTGCAAGTTCTCGTCGAGAAAGT includes the following:
- the nrdR gene encoding transcriptional regulator NrdR yields the protein MLCPYCSHDETKVLETRETSVEETRRRRECLKCEKRFTTYERVELKPILVIKKDGRREEFDRQKIIRGLLRSSEKRPVSLMDIEKLVDNVEYKIRSLGLQEVKSTKVGQLVMNRLKKLDSIAYIRFASVYRDFEDIESFQDEIERLTERVIEENLKK
- a CDS encoding DNA-directed RNA polymerase subunit H; this translates as MGDELIQHVLVPKHEKISDKEKEALLAKYNVSMKQFPKIPINDAALQGMDIKVGDIIKITRNSPTAGKSIFYRGVSSE
- a CDS encoding DNA-directed RNA polymerase subunit B'', giving the protein MNKEARLINSELLLKKFFEENSLIQADLTSFNNFVDKELNNILEENRTIEPTIIPPNVEDFKIRLDNIWVTKPEITEADGSKRDILPSEARLRKISYAAPIYMEVSAHINGVQREDFKLQIGNLPIMLKSKFCHLNGKSEEELIKAGEDPNDPGGYFIVNGTEKVLVKIEDLASNRLMVEKASTGMSKFIGKIFSERGSYKIPHQFEKLKDGILYLTFTRVKRIPVILLIKALGVLKDEEIMKAIDLGNDSEVFANLFEYVDVKDREEALDMVAKKIGITQSREIRIQRVEEILDKYLLPHLGISKDNREFKAINVCKYLKDFVRTTRGELPLTDKDHYANKRLKLSGDLLADLFRVNIKVLIGDLLYNFQRIVKRGKIPSIKVIIREKLLTQRIYSSMATGNWVGNRTGVSQRISRQNHLELISSLQRVFSPLSSSQENFEARALHSTHLGRLCISETPEGTNIGLRKNLAILANVTQSVDTEELTKTLKTFGLETVQG
- a CDS encoding DNA-directed RNA polymerase subunit B (DNA-dependent RNA polymerase catalyzes the transcription of DNA into RNA using the four ribonucleoside triphosphates as substrates. The beta subunit is part of the catalytic core which binds with a sigma factor to produce the holoenzyme); protein product: MTDVFIDYKFVGSVKDAKVFADRIISERRMNRVPGDVNVYLSLTNGNVYLETSKGRTTRPVIVVKEGKSLITKRHYEQLEKGELAWSDLVKQGIIEYLDAAEEENTLIAFTENDLTPEHTHLEVSQVDLVGVATGLVPFGHHNQGARLSQGSKNQKQGIGFYAANFPLRMDMDTNLLQYPQIPIVSTILHDLSEYEKHPSGQNVTVAVMSYQGFNMEDAIILNQGSVDRGLARSHYFKPMVTEELRYSGGLLDEVGVPDKDVKGYRSEKDYRFLEDDGIIFPEATVKEDDVVIGKTSPPRFLNSMEEYNLAASSRRESSMCLAHGQEGTVDMVFLTENDEGNKLIQVRLREQRIPEMGDKFTSRHAQKGVVSLVVPEVDMPFSITGVKPDIIFSPHGIPTRMTIGHLLELIGAKVGALGGRYIDGTMFEAEKEADLRSELLSYGFNEGGVETMYNGATGEPYHVKIFIGPMYYLRLKHQVRNKIHSRARGPIQLLTRQPTEGRLKEGGLRLGEMEKDTFVAHGASLLLKERFDSDKTILPISEETGIIAVHDTRRDKYYCPITGENAEINNIELSYAFKLILDEFKSLCLYPKLELTSKY